A single Amphiura filiformis chromosome 8, Afil_fr2py, whole genome shotgun sequence DNA region contains:
- the LOC140159551 gene encoding uncharacterized protein yields MAGKVIGVAIGMEFVNGKMHIDTSWTTAVCLQERSKIISTASTLTTTPDVFDGVKQVLGDVLKGINPAEVKQINIATPQALNAVIEEDNLSRVTVVRLCGSASQLLLPFANIPDNAIKSKIMGDINLLNGGYEFASDKGANTPIARVIVEEVLQCIDDIAKSQIDNIVICGIYSPDKADQEIEVGELFTRYQPKINVTLSHQVVDHVGCYERENASILNASLKAWFNKFVKEIGKTLAAVNLHASFYLVQNDEKLISGENLGPALSQFPVQTFFPLEACMMKSTNFLTG; encoded by the exons ATGGCAGGAAAAGTCATTGGCGTTGCCATAGGAATGGAGTTTGTGAATGGTAAAATGCACATAGATACTTCTTGGACTACAGCAGTGTGCCTACAGGAAAGATCGAAAATCATCTCTACGGCTTCTACGCTGACAACGACACCTGATGTCTTTGATGGAGTCAAACAAGTGTTGGGAGACGTTCTGAAAGGAATAAATCCAG CTGAAGTCAAACAGATAAACATCGCAACTCCACAAGCTTTGAATGCAGTGATAGAGGAGGATAATTTGTCACGTGTCACTGTTGTAAGACTCTGTGGCTCAGCATCACAATTGCTGTTACCATTTGCGAACATCCCAGACAACGCCATCAAATCAAAG ATTATGGGGGACATAAATCTCTTGAATGGCGGATACGAGTTCGCCAGTGACAAGGGTGCAAACACACCAATCGCTCGTGTCATTGTGGAAGAAGTGCTCCAGTGTATTGACGACATTGCTAAAAGCCAAATTGACAACATAGTTATATGCGGGATATACTCACCAGACAAAGCTGACCAAGAAATTGAA GTCGGGGAACTCTTCACTAGGTACCAGCCTAAGATTAACGTTACTCTGTCACATCAAGTTGTCGACCACGTTGGATGTTATGAAAGGGAGAATGCTAGCATATTAAATGCTAGTCTCAAAGCTTGGTTCAACAAATTCGTCAAAGAAATCGGCAAAACTCTAGCAGCTGTGAATTTGCACGCTTCGTTTTACCTGGTTCAAAACGATGAAAAACTCATTAG TGGTGAGAACTTGGGTCCTGCATTGTCACAATTTCCAGTGCAAACTTTTTTCCCACTTGAAGCATGCATGATGAAATCAACCAACTTTCTGACAGGTTAG